A region of Moorena producens PAL-8-15-08-1 DNA encodes the following proteins:
- a CDS encoding four helix bundle protein, protein MLEVKSYRDLKVWNRAMDLVVLCYKLTSKLPKTEIYGLSSQIQRAAVSIPANIAEGKGRQHLGDYIHLRCGKGTPVIPGTG, encoded by the coding sequence GTGCTCGAAGTTAAGAGTTATCGAGACTTAAAGGTTTGGAATCGGGCAATGGACTTGGTTGTACTATGCTACAAACTTACTTCTAAGTTACCAAAAACTGAGATTTATGGACTGAGCAGCCAAATTCAACGAGCTGCTGTTTCGATTCCAGCTAATATCGCTGAGGGCAAAGGGAGACAGCATTTGGGAGACTATATCCATCTGAGATGCGGCAAGGGGACTCCCGTTATACCCGGCACGGGTTAG
- a CDS encoding four helix bundle protein yields MANGSLKELETHLLITGRLSYLKNSELQPVLELSDEIGRMLNSLMEKLKEKKKN; encoded by the coding sequence ATAGCTAATGGATCTCTCAAAGAATTGGAAACACATTTGCTAATTACTGGCAGATTATCTTATCTTAAAAACTCTGAGTTACAGCCCGTTTTAGAGTTAAGCGATGAAATAGGAAGAATGCTCAACAGTCTGATGGAAAAACTAAAGGAGAAGAAAAAAAATTAG
- a CDS encoding SDR family NAD(P)-dependent oxidoreductase, translating into MNLENLSFSEKTFLVTGAGTGIGYSIADSLIANQAKVMLHCNSHIDSAKELASKANTDCVVIQKDLSQPQAGQELVEEILNLGYAIDGVVNNAAIMTELSLDDHPSVWEEKWIETLQVNLIAVSSITRRAIEHFKSKGGGIIVNISSRAAHRGDTPEYIHYAASKAALSNLTKSIARNFAADGILAYSICPGFVDTEMAAEFSQNYPLSEIVSGIPLQRIAQPEEIAAMVVFLLSGQVPSATGTNIDINGASYVR; encoded by the coding sequence ATGAATCTTGAAAACTTATCTTTTTCAGAAAAGACATTCCTAGTAACAGGTGCAGGAACGGGAATCGGCTACTCTATTGCCGATAGCCTGATCGCCAACCAAGCAAAAGTTATGCTGCACTGCAATTCCCATATTGACTCAGCCAAGGAACTGGCATCCAAGGCAAACACTGATTGTGTTGTAATTCAAAAAGATTTATCCCAGCCCCAAGCAGGACAAGAATTAGTGGAGGAAATTCTTAATCTGGGATATGCCATTGATGGTGTTGTGAATAATGCCGCCATCATGACCGAACTCAGCTTGGATGATCATCCCTCAGTCTGGGAAGAGAAATGGATCGAAACTCTTCAGGTTAACTTGATTGCTGTTAGTTCCATCACCCGACGGGCTATAGAACACTTTAAGTCCAAGGGAGGAGGAATTATTGTTAACATCTCTAGTCGTGCAGCTCATCGTGGTGACACCCCAGAGTATATACACTATGCAGCCTCCAAAGCAGCACTGAGTAATTTAACTAAAAGTATTGCTCGAAACTTCGCTGCTGATGGCATACTAGCCTATTCTATTTGTCCGGGCTTTGTTGATACCGAAATGGCTGCGGAATTTAGCCAAAACTATCCTCTCTCTGAGATTGTATCCGGTATTCCCCTACAGCGAATCGCCCAGCCAGAGGAAATTGCTGCAATGGTGGTTTTCCTCTTGTCCGGACAAGTCCCCTCGGCAACTGGAACCAACATTGATATTAATGGAGCTTCATACGTCCGCTAA
- the iscB gene encoding RNA-guided endonuclease IscB, with product MRVFVLDQNKKPLDPCHPARARELLNMGRAKVFKRYPFTIVLKDRILEKSVTHSHRLKIDPGSKTSGMAIVQEETGRVTSALEISHRGQQIKNSLDSRRALRRGRRNRKTRYRKPRFLNRTGRQGWLPPSLESRINNIETWVKRIRKVCPISAISQELVRFDLQQMQNPEISEVEYQRGELFGFEVKEYLLAKWGIKCVYCNAENTPLEIEHIVPKSKGGSNRVSNLTLACRPCNQKKGNKYVEDFLSKKPELLKKIKGKTKTSLKDATAVNTTRWELYRRLQETGLPVEVGSGGLTKFNRKVRMIEKHHWTDASCVGKSTPERLLIRGIKPLLIAAKGHGTRQRCRPNKYGFPKAHAPKAKFFQGFQTGDIVKADVIKGKFAGQYVGRIAIRFRPSFTLQLPTQKFDVHPKYLKTIHKADGYEYQS from the coding sequence ATGCGAGTTTTCGTTCTAGATCAAAATAAGAAACCACTGGATCCATGCCACCCGGCACGAGCAAGAGAGCTATTGAACATGGGAAGGGCTAAAGTATTTAAACGGTACCCATTTACAATTGTATTAAAAGACAGGATTTTAGAAAAATCTGTCACTCATTCACATCGTTTAAAGATAGACCCTGGTAGTAAAACAAGCGGGATGGCTATTGTTCAAGAAGAAACAGGACGTGTCACAAGCGCCTTAGAAATATCTCACAGGGGACAACAGATTAAGAATTCTCTAGACTCTCGCAGGGCATTAAGGAGAGGTAGACGCAACCGTAAGACTCGATATCGCAAACCTCGTTTTTTGAACAGAACTGGTAGACAAGGATGGTTACCCCCATCTCTTGAAAGCCGAATTAACAATATTGAGACTTGGGTGAAACGAATTAGAAAAGTCTGTCCGATTAGCGCTATTTCTCAAGAGTTAGTCAGGTTTGATTTGCAGCAAATGCAAAACCCTGAAATTAGCGAGGTTGAATATCAACGCGGTGAGTTATTCGGCTTTGAGGTCAAGGAATACTTGCTTGCCAAATGGGGAATAAAATGTGTCTACTGCAACGCTGAAAACACCCCATTGGAAATAGAACACATTGTCCCCAAATCAAAAGGAGGTTCTAACAGAGTAAGCAATCTCACCTTAGCTTGTAGACCTTGTAATCAGAAAAAAGGTAACAAATATGTAGAAGATTTTTTAAGTAAAAAGCCTGAACTCTTGAAGAAAATTAAGGGGAAAACCAAGACTTCACTTAAAGACGCGACTGCGGTTAATACTACCCGATGGGAATTGTATAGAAGACTTCAAGAAACCGGGTTACCTGTAGAAGTAGGTTCTGGGGGACTGACCAAATTTAACCGTAAGGTCAGAATGATTGAAAAACACCATTGGACTGATGCTTCTTGTGTTGGTAAATCAACACCTGAGCGGCTACTTATCAGGGGAATAAAACCGCTGTTAATTGCAGCTAAAGGACACGGAACTAGGCAGCGTTGTCGTCCTAACAAATATGGGTTTCCGAAAGCTCACGCTCCAAAAGCTAAGTTTTTTCAGGGTTTTCAAACAGGTGATATTGTTAAAGCTGATGTCATCAAAGGTAAGTTTGCTGGTCAATATGTCGGACGTATTGCAATTCGCTTTAGACCTAGCTTTACCCTTCAACTACCAACTCAAAAATTTGACGTACATCCCAAATACTTGAAAACTATTCACAAGGCTGACGGCTATGAATATCAATCTTGA
- a CDS encoding class I SAM-dependent methyltransferase, with amino-acid sequence MLYLKSSTKLLLYDLQVEILFYGAADSMRRQILGPINQGLNVFASVAPDQIKVLDVGCGTGRTLKFLRATLTKASLFGVDLSPTYLRKANQLLSKNPEELPQLMQANAEKLPYPDNYFHGISSVFLFHELPPAARQRVIEECFRVTKPGGVLTICDSMQLLDSPEFKVSMENFMAIYHEPYYRNYITDNLVERLEKAGFEQVATKNHFVSKYWIARKPKTRSDC; translated from the coding sequence GTGTTGTACCTTAAATCGTCAACTAAGTTATTACTCTACGACTTGCAGGTAGAAATCCTGTTTTATGGTGCAGCAGATAGTATGCGTCGGCAAATTCTTGGTCCAATCAACCAAGGATTAAATGTCTTTGCTTCTGTAGCACCGGACCAAATCAAGGTTTTAGACGTAGGTTGTGGGACGGGACGAACCCTAAAATTCCTTCGCGCTACCCTAACTAAAGCATCTTTATTTGGGGTTGACCTCTCCCCCACTTATCTACGCAAAGCCAACCAACTACTTTCAAAAAACCCTGAAGAATTGCCTCAACTCATGCAGGCTAATGCCGAAAAATTACCTTACCCAGATAATTATTTTCACGGCATAAGCAGTGTATTTCTCTTCCATGAATTACCACCAGCAGCTCGTCAGCGAGTAATTGAAGAATGTTTCCGAGTCACTAAACCAGGGGGAGTATTGACTATCTGTGATTCGATGCAACTATTGGATTCTCCTGAGTTCAAGGTATCGATGGAGAATTTTATGGCTATTTATCACGAGCCTTATTACAGAAATTATATCACAGATAACTTAGTCGAACGTCTCGAAAAAGCTGGCTTTGAACAGGTCGCAACTAAAAATCACTTTGTTAGTAAATATTGGATTGCTCGGAAGCCGAAAACTAGATCTGATTGTTGA
- a CDS encoding DUF3110 domain-containing protein has translation MIAPKQVYVLLFNARTENEGIHTIQIDDRQTVLMFEEEDDATRFALLLEAQDFPTATVEAIDLEEIEEFCQSAGYDSELVTEGMLAMPPETNLEKTDWQPDIKKTEQPELSDLERIRRQLENLL, from the coding sequence ATGATAGCACCTAAGCAAGTATACGTCCTATTATTTAATGCCCGGACAGAAAACGAGGGAATTCACACTATCCAAATTGACGATCGCCAAACGGTATTGATGTTTGAAGAAGAAGACGATGCTACCCGCTTTGCTTTATTGCTCGAAGCCCAGGATTTCCCAACAGCAACCGTGGAAGCTATCGATCTAGAAGAGATTGAAGAGTTTTGCCAATCGGCTGGTTATGACTCGGAGTTGGTTACTGAAGGAATGTTGGCCATGCCACCGGAAACAAATCTAGAAAAGACTGATTGGCAACCGGACATCAAGAAAACCGAACAACCAGAACTATCAGATCTAGAGCGCATTCGCCGTCAGTTGGAAAATTTATTGTAA
- a CDS encoding class I SAM-dependent methyltransferase — translation MLNLHKKYEVQNVQQNRSEHDSFTLKRYEQFFSFVQKEAVNILDVGCNTGRGGLRLKELNPNLTLFGLDCVQERLDVLPECYSQKVYGLSTDIPMEDRFFDVITAGEFLEHLYPADVDQTLCEFQRVLKIGGRLLLTTPNPNYIKNKIIGMSVYGVSHLTQHFPEVLRLRLQMHGFSGVKLYGSGKVSQYLGWHFPLMSIYGSYLVVANKY, via the coding sequence ATGCTCAATCTGCATAAGAAGTACGAAGTTCAGAATGTTCAACAAAATCGTTCAGAACACGACTCTTTTACATTGAAAAGGTACGAACAATTCTTCAGTTTTGTTCAGAAAGAAGCTGTAAATATTCTTGACGTAGGTTGCAATACGGGTAGAGGTGGATTACGTTTGAAGGAGTTGAACCCGAACCTGACATTATTTGGTCTTGATTGTGTACAAGAAAGATTAGATGTTTTGCCTGAGTGCTATTCACAAAAAGTCTATGGTCTTTCAACAGACATACCTATGGAAGATCGATTTTTTGATGTAATTACTGCTGGTGAGTTTCTTGAACACCTGTATCCTGCCGATGTAGATCAAACATTATGTGAATTCCAAAGAGTGTTGAAGATTGGCGGAAGACTGTTGCTTACCACTCCCAATCCTAATTACATAAAAAATAAAATCATTGGAATGTCAGTATACGGTGTCAGCCATTTAACTCAGCATTTTCCAGAAGTTCTGCGATTGAGATTGCAAATGCATGGATTCTCAGGGGTTAAATTATATGGATCAGGTAAGGTATCCCAGTATTTAGGTTGGCATTTTCCGTTGATGTCAATCTATGGTAGCTATCTCGTTGTAGCAAATAAGTACTGA
- the murQ gene encoding N-acetylmuramic acid 6-phosphate etherase: MQNLEQRGHLLTEQINPNSQNLDQLTSLELVDLFNQEDTKTLDAIAAASSQLAQAIDCTAKALRQGGCLFYVGAGTSGRLGVLDAAECPPTFCTPPDLVQGIIAGGAGALVRSSEDLEDRQEDGAKAIAHRRVHDLDVVVGITAGGTTPFVHGALQEARGRGATTIAIACVPPEQVSIDADIDIRLLVGPEILAGSTRLKAGTVTKMALNILSTGAMVKLGKVYGNRMVDVAVTNKKLHDRALRILKDLTNLSREDCAHLLERSGRQVKLALLMYWTGLDQLEGASFLQQNQSDLRTALQSWKQTSTPSKLN; encoded by the coding sequence ATGCAAAATTTAGAACAACGGGGACATCTGCTGACCGAACAGATTAATCCCAATAGTCAGAACCTTGACCAGCTGACATCCCTAGAGTTAGTGGATCTGTTTAATCAAGAAGATACCAAAACCCTAGATGCGATCGCAGCAGCTAGTAGCCAGCTAGCTCAAGCCATTGACTGCACAGCAAAGGCATTGCGTCAAGGAGGATGCCTCTTCTACGTGGGAGCTGGTACCAGTGGACGCTTGGGAGTCCTCGATGCTGCCGAATGTCCCCCCACCTTTTGTACACCCCCAGACCTAGTCCAAGGGATCATTGCTGGAGGAGCAGGGGCATTGGTGCGGAGTTCTGAAGATTTGGAAGACCGGCAGGAAGATGGTGCAAAAGCGATCGCCCATCGCCGGGTACATGACCTAGATGTGGTGGTAGGCATTACCGCAGGTGGAACCACACCCTTTGTCCACGGCGCACTCCAAGAGGCACGAGGCCGGGGCGCAACCACGATTGCGATCGCTTGTGTCCCCCCTGAACAGGTCAGTATTGATGCTGATATTGATATTCGGCTGCTGGTTGGTCCAGAAATCTTAGCTGGCTCTACTCGCCTCAAAGCCGGTACTGTCACTAAAATGGCCTTGAACATCCTTTCCACTGGAGCCATGGTAAAGCTTGGCAAAGTCTACGGCAATCGCATGGTAGATGTGGCAGTGACCAACAAGAAACTTCATGACCGAGCCCTGCGCATCCTCAAAGACCTGACCAACCTCAGCCGAGAAGACTGCGCTCATTTACTAGAGCGCAGTGGAAGGCAGGTAAAACTAGCGCTACTAATGTACTGGACAGGATTAGACCAGCTAGAGGGAGCCAGCTTCCTACAGCAAAACCAAAGTGATCTCAGGACCGCTCTCCAAAGTTGGAAACAAACTAGTACTCCATCAAAATTAAATTGA
- a CDS encoding site-2 protease family protein — translation MFNGSQTTVTLVIILVALGVLGWGYNRARSYGKLGILAWLQSVVLTVPWLLFFGLVSIGIYLNIVGILFLLVASTGLYIYLGRLLRAAGQDEVWRERATKLFEEQQQSKDAQKSEEQDTAAYKNLTAVSEGPNTTRIGVATIPDEDLQLIKGIFGIDTFFATETIKYQEGAIFTGNLRGNDAELVHSRLSANLEEKLSDRYRLFLVDNPEGKPVVIVLPSTNDPRTTTVAQKILALVLVIATFFTTLEVSGLLLDFDLFSEPQRFREALPITIGIWIVLITHELGHWWQAKSHDIRLSIPFFLPSLQIGSFGAMVRFESLLPNRKVLFDISIAGPAVGGVVSLLMLISGLVLSHQGSAFQVPAEFFQASILVGGLAKLVLGSALQEPLVDLHPLTIVGWLGLTITALNLMPAGQLDGGRIVQAIYGRKTARLTTIATLVILGILALINPANPIILYWGILILFLQRSLERPSLNEITELDDTRALWGLLALFLMVATLIPINSALAGRLGIGG, via the coding sequence ATGTTTAACGGATCACAGACTACTGTCACTTTGGTAATCATACTCGTAGCCCTTGGTGTTCTAGGTTGGGGCTATAACCGCGCTCGTTCTTACGGCAAGCTAGGAATTTTAGCCTGGTTGCAGTCAGTAGTCTTGACAGTGCCCTGGCTATTATTCTTTGGCTTAGTCAGCATCGGAATTTACCTGAATATCGTTGGGATCCTATTTCTGCTAGTCGCTTCCACCGGCCTATACATCTACTTGGGCAGGCTCTTACGTGCAGCAGGTCAAGATGAGGTTTGGCGGGAGCGTGCCACCAAACTGTTCGAGGAGCAACAACAAAGCAAGGATGCCCAAAAGTCTGAGGAGCAAGATACTGCAGCTTACAAAAATTTAACTGCCGTATCCGAGGGTCCGAATACCACCAGGATCGGAGTAGCTACAATTCCTGATGAAGACCTACAACTTATTAAAGGGATTTTTGGGATTGATACGTTCTTTGCTACGGAAACTATAAAATATCAGGAAGGGGCAATTTTTACAGGGAATCTGCGGGGAAACGATGCAGAATTGGTACATTCTCGTTTGTCAGCTAATCTAGAGGAAAAATTAAGCGATCGCTATCGGCTATTTTTAGTCGATAATCCAGAAGGGAAACCAGTTGTCATTGTATTACCCAGTACCAATGACCCGCGAACCACTACAGTTGCGCAAAAAATATTAGCCCTGGTTCTGGTAATTGCCACATTTTTCACCACTTTAGAAGTATCTGGGTTACTGCTTGACTTTGATTTATTCAGTGAACCCCAACGGTTTCGGGAAGCCTTACCGATTACCATCGGAATTTGGATAGTTCTGATTACCCATGAACTCGGTCACTGGTGGCAAGCCAAAAGTCACGACATTCGCCTCAGCATACCCTTTTTCCTGCCCAGCTTGCAAATCGGCTCATTTGGTGCTATGGTTCGCTTTGAATCCTTATTACCAAATCGAAAAGTATTATTTGATATTTCTATAGCTGGACCAGCCGTAGGTGGTGTAGTGTCTCTACTGATGCTGATTTCAGGATTAGTCCTTTCTCATCAAGGCAGTGCCTTTCAGGTGCCAGCAGAGTTCTTCCAAGCGTCCATTTTAGTCGGAGGACTGGCAAAGTTAGTGCTCGGTAGTGCTCTCCAAGAGCCTTTAGTAGATCTTCACCCTCTGACCATTGTTGGTTGGCTAGGTTTAACCATAACAGCCTTGAACCTAATGCCAGCAGGACAACTAGATGGTGGGCGAATTGTCCAAGCTATCTACGGACGAAAAACTGCTCGACTTACTACCATTGCCACCTTAGTAATTTTGGGGATTCTGGCCTTAATCAATCCAGCCAATCCCATAATTTTGTACTGGGGAATCTTGATTTTGTTCTTGCAGCGGAGTTTAGAACGTCCTAGCCTCAATGAAATTACCGAACTCGATGATACTCGAGCATTGTGGGGGTTATTGGCATTATTTTTAATGGTCGCAACTCTGATTCCCATTAATTCAGCTTTGGCAGGAAGGCTAGGAATTGGGGGCTAA
- a CDS encoding RNA-guided endonuclease InsQ/TnpB family protein encodes MQRAFKTKLKLNNKQKTLMAQHAGYSRWVWNWALNLWKEAALAGLKPSANKLKKFYTHHVKPQYTWQSTLSSRVYQFAFRHLGEAFSRFFQGIAQHPKFKKKGRNDSFTLDNCGKLMKFSGTRLKLPCLGWVSTYEPIPEIQTKRITISRVADSWYISVAYEFEPEYTPKSREYLGVDVGVKVLATCSDGTVFPNPRAYKQAQKKLTRLQRELSRKQVGSVNRNKTKLRLAKTHQRIANIRKDAIHKLTCWLCKNHAVIGLEDLNISGMLKNPKLAGAIADSALYEIRRQVEYKSEWYGSKTVFVDRFYPSTKTCSSCGHIQEMPLKERVFNCEACGEVRDRDYNASLNLERYAESYSV; translated from the coding sequence ATGCAACGAGCCTTCAAGACCAAGTTAAAACTGAATAACAAACAAAAAACCTTGATGGCTCAACACGCTGGGTATTCTAGGTGGGTATGGAACTGGGCTTTAAACCTGTGGAAGGAAGCCGCATTAGCTGGACTCAAGCCTTCAGCCAATAAGTTGAAAAAGTTTTATACTCATCATGTGAAGCCTCAGTATACCTGGCAGTCCACATTAAGTTCTAGGGTTTACCAATTTGCTTTCAGGCACTTAGGAGAAGCATTTAGTCGATTTTTTCAAGGGATTGCTCAACATCCTAAGTTTAAGAAAAAAGGTAGAAATGATAGCTTTACCCTAGATAATTGCGGTAAGCTCATGAAGTTTTCAGGGACTCGGTTAAAACTTCCTTGTTTGGGATGGGTTAGTACCTATGAACCAATACCTGAAATCCAGACAAAGCGAATCACAATCAGTCGAGTAGCCGATTCTTGGTATATTTCGGTAGCCTACGAATTTGAGCCTGAATATACCCCAAAGTCCAGAGAATATCTAGGTGTAGATGTTGGGGTTAAAGTTTTAGCGACTTGCTCTGATGGAACCGTATTTCCTAACCCTAGAGCCTATAAGCAAGCTCAGAAAAAATTAACTCGACTTCAACGAGAACTATCTAGAAAACAAGTTGGTTCTGTAAACAGAAATAAGACCAAGCTAAGACTGGCTAAAACTCATCAGCGTATCGCTAACATCCGGAAAGATGCCATTCACAAGTTAACCTGTTGGCTTTGCAAAAACCACGCAGTCATTGGGTTAGAAGATTTGAATATTTCCGGTATGCTTAAAAACCCTAAGTTAGCGGGTGCCATTGCTGATTCGGCTTTGTATGAAATTCGTCGTCAAGTCGAATACAAGTCGGAGTGGTACGGATCAAAAACAGTGTTTGTGGATAGATTTTATCCATCAACAAAAACCTGTTCAAGTTGTGGCCACATCCAGGAAATGCCACTCAAAGAACGAGTTTTTAATTGCGAAGCTTGCGGTGAAGTTCGAGATCGTGATTATAATGCTAGCCTCAATTTAGAACGATACGCCGAGAGCTACTCGGTTTGA
- a CDS encoding FAD-dependent oxidoreductase, which yields MASNQERSYDVIGFGDEVPGILALIAAGKEYRRRTGKYPRILLMSKGSKHEGVGGHLVRGGLAYLDRCQIPRNLRKSLKLGTFGSPPTLYKEFLQRSGVTLIALDPRKADAALKKMMQEAGVALIREVKIASVIKNGPKLAGIKLARGETYFGKQFIDSTVNGELAQAAGVRKLKGFNTFGLPESELPVTLVFETEGLSIRRLKQVEYAYLKRFANPADQEAQRWLKQAAGSDAQFAERLRKNMRDPRGNLKTMWVGKDYIDIRSPALSVAYHSFRGKTFSLAKSGVILDEGNVAILPGGRLSWNALLCKVNGTEAEELAQAGAKPSAKILEEMNFVETWLKSIGAKAVKPASELYIRHAGNITGVVDPLYGSQMLLGGTPNWSALGTFGYHFDVRGGIEGLGNRASENGFKSVSFSKPIFNIGIQHAQIKAVPNLAVVSPGSGFQGFASSAGRIVEFNAGVGQALGIAAITALLSGRNLSNVSNSEVRKVLLKTKQLPRVYGYANNNEARKLKNFESLLVLV from the coding sequence ATGGCCAGTAATCAAGAACGTTCTTACGATGTCATTGGCTTTGGTGATGAAGTTCCAGGTATCTTAGCGCTGATCGCTGCAGGGAAAGAGTATCGCCGCCGGACAGGTAAGTATCCACGCATTCTGTTAATGTCCAAAGGCAGTAAACATGAAGGTGTTGGTGGTCATCTGGTCAGGGGAGGTCTTGCTTACCTTGATCGCTGCCAGATTCCTCGTAACCTGCGTAAATCCCTCAAGCTCGGCACCTTTGGCTCACCCCCTACCCTCTACAAAGAATTTTTACAGCGCTCAGGTGTTACCTTAATTGCTCTTGACCCCCGCAAAGCTGATGCCGCCCTCAAGAAAATGATGCAAGAAGCAGGTGTGGCTCTGATCCGGGAAGTCAAGATTGCATCAGTGATTAAAAACGGTCCAAAGCTAGCTGGCATCAAGTTAGCCAGAGGGGAAACCTATTTTGGCAAGCAATTTATCGATTCCACAGTCAATGGAGAATTAGCCCAAGCGGCTGGAGTTAGGAAACTAAAAGGATTTAACACCTTTGGCTTGCCCGAATCTGAACTACCAGTCACTCTAGTATTTGAAACTGAGGGACTCAGTATCAGAAGACTAAAGCAGGTAGAGTATGCCTATCTCAAGCGCTTCGCTAATCCTGCTGATCAAGAAGCTCAACGGTGGTTAAAGCAAGCTGCTGGGTCTGATGCTCAGTTTGCTGAACGACTCAGGAAGAATATGAGAGACCCCAGGGGTAATCTGAAAACCATGTGGGTGGGTAAGGATTACATCGACATTCGCTCCCCAGCCCTATCCGTAGCTTACCACTCCTTTAGAGGTAAGACCTTCTCTCTAGCAAAAAGTGGTGTCATCCTCGATGAAGGCAATGTGGCAATTCTTCCAGGGGGTAGGCTTTCCTGGAATGCTCTCCTCTGTAAGGTCAATGGCACTGAAGCAGAGGAATTAGCTCAAGCAGGTGCTAAACCCTCTGCTAAGATTCTCGAAGAGATGAATTTCGTTGAAACTTGGCTCAAGAGTATCGGAGCGAAAGCCGTTAAGCCAGCATCTGAGCTTTATATCCGCCATGCAGGGAATATTACTGGTGTGGTAGACCCTCTCTATGGATCCCAAATGCTATTAGGTGGCACACCCAATTGGTCCGCTTTGGGAACCTTTGGCTATCATTTTGATGTGCGCGGGGGTATCGAAGGTCTTGGTAACAGAGCCTCTGAGAACGGGTTTAAAAGTGTAAGTTTTAGTAAGCCAATTTTCAACATTGGCATCCAGCATGCCCAAATTAAGGCAGTTCCTAATTTAGCCGTTGTCAGTCCTGGTTCTGGGTTTCAAGGGTTTGCTTCATCCGCTGGTAGAATTGTGGAATTTAATGCTGGTGTTGGTCAGGCATTGGGGATAGCTGCCATTACTGCCCTTCTTTCTGGCAGAAACCTAAGTAATGTATCCAACTCTGAGGTCAGAAAAGTACTTTTAAAAACTAAGCAACTTCCTCGCGTCTATGGATATGCTAATAATAATGAAGCTAGGAAATTGAAGAATTTCGAGTCTTTATTAGTGCTGGTTTGA